GAAGAGGCCCGCTGCGCCTGCCACCCGCGCGTCCACGCCCGGCCAGCCCTGGATGAGCGCCGCGCAGGCCAGGGCAATGCCGGCGAGGTGCCCCGAGAACGCCCAGCCGCGCGACTCGCTGGGGAAGCGCCCCCTTGCCAGCGCCGCCGCCACGAAGAGCGCGGCCACCACGCCCGCGCCGGCGGCCAGCCGCGCCTCGAGCAGGGGCATTTGGCCGAAGATCACCAGAAGCGTCCCGAGCGCGAAGAGCGCCCCCGCCACCCGCGCGAGCCGCACGCCGCGGCACATCGCCCATGAGGCCAGGCACGCTGCCGAGAGCGCCAGCACGCAGGCGCCGGCTCCCGCAGGGCGCAGGCCGCTCAGCGGGCCCAGCACAACGGCAGCCGTGGCCGCCAGGATGCCCACGCCGGTCACCAGCCTGTCGAAGAGGTCGCAGTTCGTCTGCCGGCCGCGCCAGCCGGCTATCAGAATGGCGAGGCAGCCGACGGCGGTGGTGGCATAGAGGGCATGCGCCGCGCCCGATGCAGCCGCAAGCACCACCGCGGCCGCTGACAGCACGAGCCACGCCAGGTTGGCCGCGCCGCGGAAGACCTTGCGGCCGTCGGCGCTCGCCACTGCGAAGGCCGCCCCCGCGGCGAGCGCCGCGGCACCACAGGCTACCCAGGCCAGCGGCAGGCGCCCCGAGAGCAGCACCGCCGACACCACGGCCCCCGCACTCGCGGGGCCTGCGGCATACAGGAAGCTCTGGCTGCGAGTCACGCCCGCCATCGCAACACACGCTGCCAACGCCACGGCGGCCGCCGCGAGCGCCGCTAGCGGCCCTGCCACCGCCAGCGCCACGTACCAGGCCACGAAGGCAGGGAACACGGCCGCCTCGGCCAGAGCCAGGCGGGTCGGGGCCGCGCTCTTGTCAGCCAATTGCTCGTGCAGCAGGCCCAGCCCGAGGACGAGGGCGGCCGGCGCCGCCACGAACAGCCCCGCCGCCAGCCCGGCAGGCGCATGCGCAGCAAGGCCGAGCACCCCGGCAGCCAGAAAGTAGACGGCCGGCAGCACGTGGACGTTTCGCGTGGCCGACGCGGCGCCACGCCGCAGGGCCACCCAGCCGAGCGTCAGACCGCAGGCCAGCGCCGCCGTGGCCGCATAGGGGTTCACGGGCAAGGCCAGGGTCACCGGGATCAGCGGCAGCGTGAATGCGATGGAACCCAGGAAAAGCCACTTGGCAACGGCGCGCTCGGCTTGCGTGGCGCGCCGCACGTCGCCCACCGCCTCGGCCAGCCAACCATAGGCCAACCACAGCGTGAACGACGCCAGGGTGAGGTCCAGCAGCAGAAACCGCCACTCGAAGGCGGTGGAGGCCAGCGACAGGAGGATCGCGCCCGCTGCACAGAAGAAGAAATGGCGCGACCAGCCGAGCGTGCGCGCGCGATGGAGGCGCGTGGCCACCGAGAGCAGCAGGAGGGCAGAGGCCGCGCCGGCGAGCCAGCAGAAAGACGCCGACCACACGGCGGCGCTCAAGAGCATCGCGCCCAGCACGAGGAAAGCGGACAGTACATAGGTATAGCCGGCAGGCGCCCCCGCCACGGCGTGCGCCAGGTACAGCGCCGCGTAGCCCAGGAACGCGATGCCTGCCACGTAGCGCCCGAACCCAGACTGCCCCGCGAGGCGCGGCGCCTGCGCGAGCGCCCACGCCGCAAAGATCGCCACGGTGATGTTCATGGCGCGAAACACCGTGGTCGGGAACGGCGCCAACTCAGGCGAAAGGCGCCTTCCCAGGTGCCGCCCCACGACCCACAGCGCAACCACGAGCGGCACCGAGAGGATCGGAAACGACTGCGCCGGCGCGCCCAGCGCATAGCAGGTGAGGAAGTAGGCCACCGCGCCGAGCAGCATGGTTGCGTAGAGGAAGTGCGCCCGCCGCGTCACCACGGCCGCCATCAGGTAGGGCAGCGAGAACGCGAAGACCAGCCCCGCGGTGAGCCCCGGACGCTCCCCTGCGAAGTCCTTCGCGGCGATCACGAGCACGAGGGCGATCAACAGGCCGAGGTGCTGCAAGGCCTCGGCGGGAAAGGCTGTCAGTCTCCGGCCCACGGGTGCGTCACCCTCCTATGTGCGGGGACACGAATCACGCCCGACCCCGGCCCCCTCCTGCACAATCCGTGCCAACGCGGTGCCGCCGTGCCACCCCCGCGTTCTTCGGGCATCAGGGGCGGATCGCCGTGGCGCGCGGCGCGTGCGCGCGGCCACTGTCTTCCAGGAACTGGGAAAAAGAGCGGGAACATTTCCAGCGGCTGCCGGACCCCGGGGGGACACGACGGAGGCAGATGCCGCCCTCCGGCGAAGAACCGCCGTGTGCCTGGCGAGGCGGGGTCGTGGGCGCGGGGGCCGCGCGCCGGGGCGTTTGGGGCAGGGCGCTCACGCTCGGCGGCCGGCGCGGGAGAAAGGCGGCGGGGACAGTCTCCGGCAGGTTCTGGCCTTGGACGCCGGCCGGCAGTTGAAACGTGGCACACTATTTGCCATGCTACTTGGACCGCTGGGGCAGGTTCTGCGCCCGGAGAGTTTGAAACAACAGGTTCCTGTGCCCCAGAGGGCCCGACCACTGCCGCCGCGTGTGTCGTGTGGCCTGCACGGAGCGGAGCAACCAGGCGACGGCGGCAGAAGGAGAGCGAGAGCGATGAAGCGAAGCGTGCGGTGGATGGCGCTGGCGTGGATGCCCGCAGCGGCCGCCCTGATGGCCGGCGCGCAGGGCGAGGAGAAGCCCAAGTGGATCGGCGTGGAAGCCTGCGCCAAGATGTGCCACAAGTCCCAGGCCCAGGGCAATCAGCTCGGCATCTGGGAGAAGAGCGAACACGCCAAAGCCTACAAGAAGCTGCTCACCCCCGAGGCCAAGGAGGTGGCGAAGAAGCTGGGCATTGACGCGCCCGAGAAGAGCGACAAGTGCCTCAAGTGCCATGCCAGCGGCTTCGGGGTGCCCAAGGACATGCTTGAGGAAGGCTTCACGGTGGAGCACGGCGTACAATGCGAGACCTGCCACGGCGCCGGCGAGTTCTACAAGAAGCAGACGGTGATGAAGGACCGCAAGAAGGCCGAAGCCCTGGGCCTGGTCATCGGCGACGAGAAGACCTGTCTCCAGTGCCACAACGATACGTCGCCGACGTGGAAGGCCGACCGCTATACGACGAAGGATGGCAAGAAGGTGGGCTTCGACTTCGAGCAGATGTGGCCGAAGATCGCCCACCCCAAGCCGAAGGACACTGAGTAGGGCCGCAGGCAGGAAAGGGCTCGAATGCTCCGTACGTTACTGTGGGTGCTCGGCATCTACCGATCCGAAGAGAACGAGCGACGCCTTCGGTTCCGCCGACGATTCTACGTCTGGATGGCCGCGTTCGTCGTCCTCGGCGGCGGCGGGGTCTTCATGTGGCAGAGCACCAAGTCCTGGTTCTGCAAGACCTGCCATATCATGGAGCCGTACTACGAGTCGTGGAAGACCTCGACCCACGGCCAGAAGGGGGTGGAGTGCATCGAGTGCCACTTCCCGCCCGGCTTCCAGAACGCCCTGGCGGCCAAGTTCCGCGCCGCCTCGATGCTCGTGTCGTACATCACCGGCACCTACGCCACCCAGGCGCGGGCCGAGATCGAGGACGCCTCGTGCCTGCGCTCGGGCTGCCACGACACGCGGCTGCTCGAGGGCAAGGTCCGGTTCAAAGGCGTGCACTTCGACCACAAGCCCCACCTCTCCGACACGCGGCGCGGCAAGAAGCTCCGGTGCCAGACCTGCCACTCCCAGATCGTCCAGGGCCTCCACACCACGGTCACCGAGTCGGTGTGTTTCACCTGCCACTTCAAGGACCTCAAGAAGGGCCGCGTGGAGGAGCCTGTGGCCGGCTGCACCGGCTGCCACGACGTGCCCTCGAAGCCCATCAAGCTGGCCAGCGGCGACGAGTACAACCACGCCGACTATGCGAAGGTGCCTTGCTTCAAGTGCCACTTCGACTCGGTGGAGGGCGACGGCCGCGTGCCCCGGCAGGTGTGCATCGGCTGTCACAGCGAGCCCAGCCACCTGGCGAAGTTCGACGACCACGAGTTCATGCACGAGAACCACGTCACCAACCACAAGGTCGAGTGCTTCCACTGCCATAACGAGATCCGCCACGGGCGCGCCCCCGAGCCCGAGCCGATGGACCCCATCTGCAACCGCTGCCACGTGGGCAAGCACGACTATACGGCCCAGCTCTACCGCGGCACAGGCGCCCGCGGCGTGAAGGACAAGCCCAGCGCGATGTCGCTGGCCAAGGTGCAGTGCATCACGTGCCATCAGATTCTCGGCGGCCTGCCCGGCCACGCGCCCCTGGCCACGTACGAGGCCGGCGAGAAGTCGTGCATCGAGTGCCACGGGAAGCAGATCGAAGGCACGCTGGCCTCATGGAAAGAGGAGGCCGCCGACGCATTGAAGAAGGCCGAAGACGCCCTCGCCAAGGCCGAGGAGGCCGCCAAGGCCCTCACCGATCCCGATGCGAAGCAGAAGGCCGAGGCCCTGCTCGGCGACGTCCGCCACAACCTCAACCTCGTCCGCTACGGCAAAGGGGTCCACAACCTCGAGTACTCCCAGAGCGTGCTCAAGGCCGTGCGCGCCAGCGCCGCCGAGGTCGCCAAGCTGGGAGGCGGGAGATGAGCGCCCCGGCCGAGCAAGCCGAACCGAAAGCCGCCTCCGCCCTCCAGCGCGCGCTCAGGCTTCTGCGCTCGGTGCGTTTCGCCATCGTGCTCATGGCCATCATCGCCGCCGCCTGCATCGTGGGCACCCTTGTCAAGCAGGAGCCCTACGACCCCACGAAGGCCATCGCTCACTATGGCCGCGCGCTCGGGCTCCTCGTGGGCCTGCTGGGCCTTCACCAGCTCTACCACACCTGGTGGTTCATCGCCCTGCTGGGGCTCTTCGCCCTCAGCACCACCGTGTGCGCCCTGTCGCGGCGCCGCTTCCGCCTGCACACGATCGGCTCCAGCGTCGTGCACCTCAGCGTGCTCTTCATCGTCGCGGGCGCCATTGTGCGCGGCGCCGTGGGCATCGAGGGCGTGGTCACGATCACCGAGGGCCAGACCGTTGAGGAGTTCGACACCGACCAGGGCAAGCTCCCCCTCGGCCTCCGGGTGCGGCTCGACGACTTCCGCGTCACCCGCCGCGCCGACAAGGCCGAAGTCATCGTCTTTCTCCCCGGGGAGGAACGCGGCCGGGCCTACCCCGCGGCCGTGGGCAAGCCCGTCACGATTCGCCCCGACGGCACGACGCTGGAAGTCCTCCAGTACCTGCCGCATTTCATGATGGACGGCTCCCGCGTCTACTCCGCCTCGGAGG
The Planctomycetota bacterium DNA segment above includes these coding regions:
- a CDS encoding NapC/NirT family cytochrome c; the encoded protein is MLRTLLWVLGIYRSEENERRLRFRRRFYVWMAAFVVLGGGGVFMWQSTKSWFCKTCHIMEPYYESWKTSTHGQKGVECIECHFPPGFQNALAAKFRAASMLVSYITGTYATQARAEIEDASCLRSGCHDTRLLEGKVRFKGVHFDHKPHLSDTRRGKKLRCQTCHSQIVQGLHTTVTESVCFTCHFKDLKKGRVEEPVAGCTGCHDVPSKPIKLASGDEYNHADYAKVPCFKCHFDSVEGDGRVPRQVCIGCHSEPSHLAKFDDHEFMHENHVTNHKVECFHCHNEIRHGRAPEPEPMDPICNRCHVGKHDYTAQLYRGTGARGVKDKPSAMSLAKVQCITCHQILGGLPGHAPLATYEAGEKSCIECHGKQIEGTLASWKEEAADALKKAEDALAKAEEAAKALTDPDAKQKAEALLGDVRHNLNLVRYGKGVHNLEYSQSVLKAVRASAAEVAKLGGGR
- a CDS encoding cytochrome c3 family protein gives rise to the protein MGRRLTAFPAEALQHLGLLIALVLVIAAKDFAGERPGLTAGLVFAFSLPYLMAAVVTRRAHFLYATMLLGAVAYFLTCYALGAPAQSFPILSVPLVVALWVVGRHLGRRLSPELAPFPTTVFRAMNITVAIFAAWALAQAPRLAGQSGFGRYVAGIAFLGYAALYLAHAVAGAPAGYTYVLSAFLVLGAMLLSAAVWSASFCWLAGAASALLLLSVATRLHRARTLGWSRHFFFCAAGAILLSLASTAFEWRFLLLDLTLASFTLWLAYGWLAEAVGDVRRATQAERAVAKWLFLGSIAFTLPLIPVTLALPVNPYAATAALACGLTLGWVALRRGAASATRNVHVLPAVYFLAAGVLGLAAHAPAGLAAGLFVAAPAALVLGLGLLHEQLADKSAAPTRLALAEAAVFPAFVAWYVALAVAGPLAALAAAAVALAACVAMAGVTRSQSFLYAAGPASAGAVVSAVLLSGRLPLAWVACGAAALAAGAAFAVASADGRKVFRGAANLAWLVLSAAAVVLAAASGAAHALYATTAVGCLAILIAGWRGRQTNCDLFDRLVTGVGILAATAAVVLGPLSGLRPAGAGACVLALSAACLASWAMCRGVRLARVAGALFALGTLLVIFGQMPLLEARLAAGAGVVAALFVAAALARGRFPSESRGWAFSGHLAGIALACAALIQGWPGVDARVAGAAGLFVLLYGLMPRLHASHGFRVGTVCWLTVAALFALAAAQGTPYRAQAPLLGALALAWLAIGFAVQRGRGQAWSPPLYVCAALLAAFCGLVSLFSPAAQGTWVVFLVNGIVFAALFLILRKDLFAFLLTLALALMAYDWVKASTSRFTQDVLFYLVIGTGVLGTFYLLPYLKRLVDRLGTLPMFSIFTWRGAAITAVPVCFGGFVVLSAYSIKITEHPKFCISCHYMGDYYESWQHSSHREVACVECHYEPGVEAELEGKMAGLVQLVKYMSHAYDSKPHALISNKSCMRSGCHAGMDHNKETVLFHGKVKFSHEKHLSGHPRGKELNCVSCHGQMVEGQHISVAETTCLTCHFYGRGSKPVAAGECQTCHTLPDKTVTFEGQPFNHAKFLKGKNDVRCEHCHSQITQGAGAVSATRCQSCHLRRTPEVKDQEQFHLTHVSKGHFDCLQCHDEIRHGEGMKPHQMMASSQCGTCHGGERHSIQERMYAGQAVADLPAEPDVMYKAGVACDGCHIEDKTVAVGDASYVTRAAGPRPCAGCHGDKGYGDMLADWQKETRDRLAALAPRVAALEKACETSQPGNENRDQARQLVAAAKGRLSCIERDGSHGAHNYSYTSTLLDRAAADLKKAAALLNAQAKAPETAP
- a CDS encoding cytochrome c biogenesis protein ResB, producing MSAPAEQAEPKAASALQRALRLLRSVRFAIVLMAIIAAACIVGTLVKQEPYDPTKAIAHYGRALGLLVGLLGLHQLYHTWWFIALLGLFALSTTVCALSRRRFRLHTIGSSVVHLSVLFIVAGAIVRGAVGIEGVVTITEGQTVEEFDTDQGKLPLGLRVRLDDFRVTRRADKAEVIVFLPGEERGRAYPAAVGKPVTIRPDGTTLEVLQYLPHFMMDGSRVYSASEEPVNPAIQVKLSGPGGESRRWLFARFPDVHSRGASENDPILRYQQPVRTFESHLTVLDPSGAELRKAVVLVNSPLRVGRYTLYQLSYDQQTEQSSTLEVVYDPGVPIVFIGFLLMPLGIAYVFYIQPILRRRAAGHV
- a CDS encoding cytochrome c family protein, with the translated sequence MKRSVRWMALAWMPAAAALMAGAQGEEKPKWIGVEACAKMCHKSQAQGNQLGIWEKSEHAKAYKKLLTPEAKEVAKKLGIDAPEKSDKCLKCHASGFGVPKDMLEEGFTVEHGVQCETCHGAGEFYKKQTVMKDRKKAEALGLVIGDEKTCLQCHNDTSPTWKADRYTTKDGKKVGFDFEQMWPKIAHPKPKDTE